ACTCGATGAGGGCGGTGGCATCCGCGTCGCCGGTGGCATCGACTTCGGTACCCGGATCATCGCGCAGGCCGGGGGCGTGAACGCCTTCGCCGACCTCGTCGAGCGACGCCACGTCGCGATCGACCTCGAAGAGCTGATCCGTCGCGACCCCGATGTCATCTTGACCAGCACCTGCTGCGACGCCTCCTATACCCGCCAGGACGGCGCCGAGGAGGCGCAGACGATCGTGCAGAACCCGGCGCTCGCGGGCCTGTCGGCGGTGCAGAACGGTGCCGTGCATCCCTTCCTGTTCGCTGACCGCGCCGCCGGAGTCCGCATCGCCCATGCAATCGAGCTGCTGGCTTCGCTGCTGCACCCCGACCTGGCCATCCAGGACGAGACCGGACAAGACGGGGGCGAGTGAGGTAGGCGGTGACGACGGCGGCAACGACCCCGGAGCGGTCTGCGGACGGTCCGGCCCCGGCTGCCGGCGCGCCTGTCGTGCGTTCCGGCCTGCTGAGCGGCAACCGTACTCGCCTACTCGGGCTCGCGGTGGCCACGGCTGTTCTGGTGGCCGTGACCCTCGGCTCGGTCCTGCTCGGCACCCTGCCGGTCGGCCTCTCCGACGTGGTCGGGGCCGTTACAGGTTCGGCGGACAGTGACGTCGAGCGTGCGGTGCGATATATCCGCATCCCGCGGACCGTGACCGGATTGCTGGCCGGGATGGCGCTCGGCCTCGCCGGCGTGGTGATGCAAGGTCTGACCCGCAACCCCTTGGCGGGACCCGGACTGTTGGGCATCAACGCCGGCGCGGCGCTGGCGGTGGTTTCGGCGATGGTCGGTCTCGGCGTCACGAGCGCTGCCGGTTATGTGTGGTTCGCCTTCGCAGGAGCTGCGGTGGCCGCCGTCTTCGTCTACATGCTCGGCTCGCTCGGTCCGGGTGGTGCCACGCCGGTGAAGCTCGCTCTGGCCGGGTCGGCGTTGACCGCGCTCCTGGGCGCGGTCACCACGATGATCACCCTCCAGGACGCCTCCACGATGGAGGACTTCCGCTATTGGGTCGTGGGATCGTTGACCCGTTCGGACAGTGACGCTTTGGCCGCGGTAGCGCCGTTCATCGCCGTCGGTGTCGTCCTGGCTGTTGGCCTGACCCGCGCGTTGAATGCTCTGGCTCTGGGTGAGGATCTCGCCCGCAGCCTCGGTGCCCGTGTGTGGGTCGACCGCATCGCGGGGGCTCTCGCTGTGGTTCTGCTTGCGGGTGGCGCCACCGCTATCGCAGGTCCGGTCGGGTTCATCGGGCTCGTGGTACCCCACATCGCACGGATGATCACGGGCTCGGACTACCGCTGGGTGCTCGCCTGGACCATCGTGCTCGCGCCCATGCTGCTGCTGATCGCCGACATCGTCGGACGACTCCTGGTCCAACCCGAACAGCTGCAGGTCGGGATCATCACCGGCCTGGTCGGCGCCCCGTTCTTCCTCTACCTGGTCCGCAACCGCAAGGTGGTCGGCACATGAGTTCGCCGGTGCGCCGCGGTCCAACCCGCGACACGCTCCTGGTGGCCCCGCGAGGTACCCCGGTCTCCTTTCGGATCAGCCGCTCCTCGGTGCTGCTCACCGTCCTCGCCGGCGTGGCCGCCGTTGCGGTCGCCACGGCTTCCTTGGTCCTCGGGGTGTACCCGATCTCGGTTTCCGACGCCGTCACCATCGTGGGAGGCGGAGGCACCCTCATCGAGCGCGAGGTCGTGCTGGGCGACCGCCTGCCCCGGGCACTGACCGGGCTCGGTGTCGGCGCGGCTTTTGCGCTCTCGGGGGCCATATTGCAGCGCATCGCCGCCAATCCGCTCGTCAGCCCCGACATCATCGGCATCAATTCCGGGGCGGCGATGGGCGCATTGACCGTGCTGCTTGTCGTGGGGGGCAACGGTCTGCAGCTCGTGTTCGGTGCGCTGGCCGGCGCGGTCCTCGCTGCGCTGATGATCGTGCTCATCGCTTACCGGCGCGGTCTGCACGGCTTCCGGCTGGTGCTGGTCGGGATCGGTGTCGCGGCGATGCTTTCCTCCGCTATCTCCTATCTGCTCACCCGTTCCGACATCCACCGAGCCATGAGTGCCGCTGCCTGGCTGACCGGCAGCCTGGCCAATCGGAGCGGGCTGCACGTGACCATCATTGTCATCGCGCTGGCGGCGACGGTCCCGGTCCTGATCGTGGAGTCGCGGCACCTGCGGCTGCTCGAGCTCGGCGACGATCTCACCCGCACCCTGACCGGAGCCGGTCAAGGCCGCAAGGTGTTGTTGCTGCTGATTGCAGTGGTCCTCGCCGCGATGGCGACCGCAGCTGCCGGACCCATCGGTTTCGTCGCGCTGGTGGCGCCGCAGATCACTCGCCGCATCCTCGCCGAGCGGCAGATCGGCCTTGCGCCCTCTGCCGCCGTCGGCGCCCTTCTGGTGGTCGGCGCCGATCTGGCGGGCCGTTCGATTTTCGCGCCGTCGGAGATGCCCGTCGGAGTCCTCACGGCGATCCTCGGAGCGCCGGTCCTGCTCTATCTCCTCGCCCGCGCCCACCGCATCGGAGCCGCCGGATGACACCACAGCCAGCACACGCGATCCGGTCGGTCTCGTTGACGACCGAGCAGCTCAGCCTGGGCTACGGATCCTCGCTGATCGTCGACCAGGTGAGCACGAGCCTGCCTGCCGGCCGTATCACGGCGATCGTCGGACCCAACGGGTGCGGCAAGTCGACGCTGTTGCGGGGCCTGGCCCGCCTGTTGTCGCCGCAGCACGGCCGAGTCCTTCTGGACGGTACCGAGCTCACCGAGATGCCGGCGCGCACACTGGCCCGCGCCCTCGGTCTGCTGCCGCAGCAGCCCCTTGCCCCGGACGGCATCACCGTCGCCGATCTCGTCGGCCGGGGCCGGCATCCCCATCAACGGTGGTTCCGACAGTGGAGTGCCGAAGACGAGCGGGCGGTGGCTGCCGCACTGGCGGCGACCGGCGTCGACCAGCTGGCCGAGAGCCCGATCGAAGAACTGTCCGGTGGCCAACGCCAACGCGTGTGGATCGCGCTGGCGTTGGCCCAGGATCCCGACATCATGCTGCTCGACGAGCCCACGACCTTCCTCGACCTGGCCCATCAAATCGAGGTGCTCGATCTGCTCGCTTCCCTCAACCACCGGCTCGGACGCACCATCGTGCTGGTGTTGCACGATCTCAACATGGCCAGTCGCTATGCCCATCACCTTGTGGCGATGCGAGCGGGGACGCTGGTGACCGCCGGACCGCCCAGCGAAGTCATCACTTCCGAGATGGTGCGCGACGTCTTCGGTGTGGAGGCCACCGTGATCACCGATCCCGTCGCAGGCACACCGCTGGTCCTGCCCCACCGGTCGGTCGACATCGAGGCCGCCCGGTGACCGGGCGCGTTCTGCCTTCGCGGACGGACCGCTCCGCGCCGGACCTCGGTCGGCGCCCGGCTTCACACTCATGTGTGCCGGAAGCCCCTACCTGTGCGATCGCGTGGATCGGGTTCCAGCCCCAGAAATTCCGCGGATGCGGTCCCACGCCTCGAGGTGCTCCCAGACCGGTTCCTCCGTCAGTCGCTGGGTGTTGGTGAGAAACGGGGTGGGCAGCATGATCGTGAGCATCTGCTCGTCCCGGCCGTTGAACATGCGCAGACCCCAGGAGGTGACGGTGTCGTCCCTGCCGATCCTGCGGTACAACTCGGCGCGACTGCAGCGGCGGATCCGGCCGAGTTCCGGCCCACTCGCGGTGTGTTCGCCGATGCAGAGATGGAAGTGCCACCGACCGAAGTCGACGGTGACGTACCCGTCGTACATCCCGATCTTCTTCGGTGCGTTCGGGGCCGCGACCTCCAGTGCCGAGCCTTCGATGAGCAGACCGAACCACATGTCGTTCCAATAGTTCTCGGGATCGGACACGACTGTCACGGCATCTCCTTCGAGCGGTCGTCCGGCGGGGTGGGGAAGACGCAGTCGCCGCAGACCCCGCCGGTGGGTGTGCGGTAGTAAAGACAGCAACTACGGCGACGGCCGGTCGCCGGGTCCACAGTGTCCGCCAGACGCGGATCGGACAGAAGGTCATCGATGAGAGGCTGTGCATCGGAACCGATCACCCGACCGGCACCGATCAGAGCGGATGCCGCGTTGCCCCACAACAGGCCGGCCGCGACCACGTCGCGCCACGCATGGACGAGAGGTTCGATCTGCCGGTCGAGGACTTCCGTCACGATGTCGTCGCCGAATCCGGGTTCGGTGATGTGCAGGTGCAGTCCGGCGTCGTTCCGCCACAGGAGTTGCTCGGGATCGAGCCGGATGCATCGTCCGGAGTCGACGACGGAACCGATCGCCACCGACCACACGCGTGCGACGTATCCGAAGAAGAGGGTCGATGCCGCCACGCGCGGTTCGTCGGTGTCCATCCGCGCGGCAGTATCGGCCACCAGAGCGTCGCGGGTCGCGGGGTCGGCCAGATCTGCGGTGGGACGCCATCTGTCGTCGGCAGGTCCGGTACTCACGCGGAAGTACGGGCTCCATACGGCGATTCGCTCGAGAACCCCGATTGCATCAGACACGGCTGTCCTCCGCTTCCAGGTCGAACACCATCCTACGAGGATCGAACCGCATGCGTCCGCGATCGAACGCCGCTCCGATACGGCCGGATTCGGCGAGAGCAGCGGGAGTGTCGCATGTCAGTGTGCGATCTGCTTCGAGCAGCCACATCCG
This window of the Rhodococcus pyridinivorans genome carries:
- a CDS encoding FecCD family ABC transporter permease; protein product: MSSPVRRGPTRDTLLVAPRGTPVSFRISRSSVLLTVLAGVAAVAVATASLVLGVYPISVSDAVTIVGGGGTLIEREVVLGDRLPRALTGLGVGAAFALSGAILQRIAANPLVSPDIIGINSGAAMGALTVLLVVGGNGLQLVFGALAGAVLAALMIVLIAYRRGLHGFRLVLVGIGVAAMLSSAISYLLTRSDIHRAMSAAAWLTGSLANRSGLHVTIIVIALAATVPVLIVESRHLRLLELGDDLTRTLTGAGQGRKVLLLLIAVVLAAMATAAAGPIGFVALVAPQITRRILAERQIGLAPSAAVGALLVVGADLAGRSIFAPSEMPVGVLTAILGAPVLLYLLARAHRIGAAG
- a CDS encoding ABC transporter ATP-binding protein, encoding MTPQPAHAIRSVSLTTEQLSLGYGSSLIVDQVSTSLPAGRITAIVGPNGCGKSTLLRGLARLLSPQHGRVLLDGTELTEMPARTLARALGLLPQQPLAPDGITVADLVGRGRHPHQRWFRQWSAEDERAVAAALAATGVDQLAESPIEELSGGQRQRVWIALALAQDPDIMLLDEPTTFLDLAHQIEVLDLLASLNHRLGRTIVLVLHDLNMASRYAHHLVAMRAGTLVTAGPPSEVITSEMVRDVFGVEATVITDPVAGTPLVLPHRSVDIEAAR
- a CDS encoding (2Fe-2S)-binding protein; its protein translation is MSTGPADDRWRPTADLADPATRDALVADTAARMDTDEPRVAASTLFFGYVARVWSVAIGSVVDSGRCIRLDPEQLLWRNDAGLHLHITEPGFGDDIVTEVLDRQIEPLVHAWRDVVAAGLLWGNAASALIGAGRVIGSDAQPLIDDLLSDPRLADTVDPATGRRRSCCLYYRTPTGGVCGDCVFPTPPDDRSKEMP
- a CDS encoding FecCD family ABC transporter permease — protein: MTTAATTPERSADGPAPAAGAPVVRSGLLSGNRTRLLGLAVATAVLVAVTLGSVLLGTLPVGLSDVVGAVTGSADSDVERAVRYIRIPRTVTGLLAGMALGLAGVVMQGLTRNPLAGPGLLGINAGAALAVVSAMVGLGVTSAAGYVWFAFAGAAVAAVFVYMLGSLGPGGATPVKLALAGSALTALLGAVTTMITLQDASTMEDFRYWVVGSLTRSDSDALAAVAPFIAVGVVLAVGLTRALNALALGEDLARSLGARVWVDRIAGALAVVLLAGGATAIAGPVGFIGLVVPHIARMITGSDYRWVLAWTIVLAPMLLLIADIVGRLLVQPEQLQVGIITGLVGAPFFLYLVRNRKVVGT
- a CDS encoding DUF7676 family protein, which translates into the protein MTVVSDPENYWNDMWFGLLIEGSALEVAAPNAPKKIGMYDGYVTVDFGRWHFHLCIGEHTASGPELGRIRRCSRAELYRRIGRDDTVTSWGLRMFNGRDEQMLTIMLPTPFLTNTQRLTEEPVWEHLEAWDRIRGISGAGTRSTRSHR